Proteins encoded in a region of the Halioglobus maricola genome:
- a CDS encoding protoporphyrinogen/coproporphyrinogen oxidase, producing MSQRKHIAVIGAGMAGLSAAYRLQEAGFDITVYEKNPEVGGRTVSLIKDGYTMDLGAITLSPAYKETIKLIRDVGAMEECIQVKPVLGVARGGKVHCIDLSNAILSGLRTSFLSFWAKLGLVKLVPTMIKYWSKCDFEDMTQLEELDSETAESFAMRVLGQETHDYLVDPIIRVNMFTSSKISSAADIVWLMKIFSGAKLLQVKSGMGAISRKIAGKLASVHCGSTVELVEKQGNQVFVTVDGRRVEFDGAVIATPPGYALEMAPWMDGRQREWFSSARAVPSLTVHVGLRSVPDSAAALLLVPSSEARDILGIALEHNKCPGRVPEGKGLLALHMTGDWAKSQEGLSDTEVAFNALDAAQPFLGDLKDHVEMVNLHHWDWVDHERHVGVYRSLRQAQPQFTRDIVTFAGEYNAAGIEGAVVSGKKCADALIGKFA from the coding sequence ATGAGCCAAAGAAAGCATATTGCGGTAATTGGCGCCGGTATGGCAGGGCTGTCTGCTGCATACCGTTTGCAGGAAGCCGGCTTTGATATCACGGTATACGAGAAAAACCCTGAGGTCGGTGGAAGAACTGTCTCGTTGATCAAAGACGGCTACACCATGGATTTAGGCGCCATAACCCTGTCTCCCGCATATAAGGAAACGATAAAACTGATTCGTGATGTGGGTGCAATGGAGGAGTGCATTCAGGTCAAGCCTGTTCTCGGCGTTGCCAGGGGCGGGAAGGTCCATTGTATTGACCTGTCAAACGCAATCCTCTCTGGTCTTCGAACCAGCTTTCTTTCATTCTGGGCAAAATTAGGCCTGGTGAAGCTGGTGCCCACCATGATCAAGTATTGGTCGAAATGTGATTTTGAAGATATGACGCAGCTCGAAGAATTGGACTCTGAAACTGCCGAGTCTTTCGCCATGAGGGTGCTTGGACAAGAGACACATGATTATCTGGTCGACCCCATCATACGCGTCAATATGTTCACTTCCAGTAAGATTTCTTCCGCAGCGGATATTGTCTGGCTGATGAAAATATTCAGTGGAGCCAAGCTTCTGCAGGTGAAATCTGGCATGGGAGCCATCTCGAGAAAAATTGCCGGTAAACTCGCCTCGGTTCATTGTGGATCGACAGTCGAACTCGTTGAAAAGCAAGGAAACCAGGTTTTCGTTACTGTTGATGGACGGCGTGTTGAGTTCGATGGCGCGGTCATCGCCACGCCGCCGGGCTACGCACTTGAGATGGCGCCATGGATGGATGGTAGGCAGCGAGAATGGTTCAGTTCAGCCAGAGCTGTTCCCAGTCTGACCGTCCATGTCGGATTACGCTCGGTGCCGGACAGTGCCGCTGCACTGCTTCTGGTGCCCAGCTCTGAGGCGAGGGACATACTTGGTATCGCTCTCGAACATAACAAATGTCCAGGGAGGGTGCCAGAGGGTAAGGGGCTGCTGGCCCTGCATATGACCGGTGATTGGGCCAAAAGCCAGGAAGGACTCAGCGATACAGAGGTCGCATTCAACGCCCTGGACGCCGCCCAACCATTTCTGGGAGATCTCAAGGACCATGTGGAAATGGTCAATTTGCATCATTGGGATTGGGTGGATCACGAGCGTCATGTGGGCGTTTACAGATCTTTGCGTCAGGCACAGCCACAGTTCACGCGCGACATTGTGACGTTCGCCGGTGAATATAATGCAGCAGGAATCGAGGGCGCGGTCGTTTCGGGCAAGAAGTGCGCCGATGCGCTTATTGGAAAATTCGCGTAG
- a CDS encoding cytochrome C oxidase subunit IV family protein yields MKTIIFTRITAVWLILVAATLLSWGIDQGQSQTFQFGGAAILAIALIKVRFVIQEFMEVRTAPFILKAATDIWCVAVFILLTALLLQS; encoded by the coding sequence ATGAAAACTATTATCTTCACTCGTATCACCGCGGTATGGCTAATTCTGGTAGCCGCAACCCTTCTGTCATGGGGGATCGACCAGGGACAGTCGCAAACTTTTCAATTCGGAGGGGCGGCAATTCTGGCTATTGCCCTGATCAAGGTTCGTTTCGTCATCCAGGAGTTCATGGAAGTGCGAACTGCGCCTTTTATTTTGAAAGCGGCTACCGATATCTGGTGTGTAGCGGTGTTTATCTTGCTCACAGCGTTACTGCTGCAATCCTAA
- a CDS encoding LysR family transcriptional regulator, protein MAGRKTNLNQLRILTVLLKEPNLSRASEILGVSQPTLSSALKQLREEFDDMLLVRVGNRMELTTKARTLCEPLDEIFDAVDKLWQMESATPETASRGIVIGTTDYGAAMTASGLRNELNRSAPGISVQYVDVAETKELINRENELDFYLVPDSICHSPVFQDFKYFPLFEEEMVYLVGNSNPLAELSAEEIEEQPDISFATFSVGLERYSSVTRKVISEFEQGRKIDLRVQQWSLLPLIAEETDSVVLLPRRLAKKLQDKFACKIIGSMNPGVAFAYCIMWDRVYQSDNVHEFVRNIFKKMYPR, encoded by the coding sequence ATGGCAGGTCGCAAAACCAATCTGAACCAGCTGCGGATTTTGACGGTTCTTCTGAAGGAACCGAATCTTTCGCGCGCATCAGAAATTCTTGGAGTCTCCCAGCCAACCCTGAGCTCGGCCCTGAAGCAGCTGCGGGAAGAATTCGACGATATGCTTTTGGTGCGGGTAGGCAACCGGATGGAGCTGACGACCAAGGCCCGAACTCTCTGTGAACCACTGGATGAGATTTTTGATGCGGTGGATAAGCTGTGGCAAATGGAATCCGCGACGCCTGAAACCGCGAGCCGTGGTATTGTAATAGGCACCACCGATTACGGTGCCGCTATGACAGCTTCAGGCCTGCGAAATGAACTGAATAGAAGCGCCCCTGGAATTAGTGTCCAGTATGTGGATGTTGCGGAAACGAAGGAGTTGATAAACCGGGAAAACGAGCTGGATTTTTACCTTGTGCCAGACTCGATATGTCACTCCCCGGTGTTTCAGGATTTTAAGTATTTCCCGCTGTTCGAAGAAGAAATGGTCTACCTTGTCGGCAATTCCAACCCACTTGCTGAGCTCAGTGCCGAAGAAATTGAGGAGCAGCCAGATATTTCTTTCGCTACATTTTCAGTTGGCCTCGAACGGTATTCAAGTGTTACCAGAAAAGTTATCTCCGAGTTCGAGCAGGGTAGAAAAATCGACCTGAGAGTTCAGCAGTGGTCATTGTTGCCGTTGATTGCCGAAGAGACGGATTCCGTTGTCCTGCTTCCCCGGCGACTCGCAAAGAAATTGCAAGACAAGTTTGCTTGCAAGATCATTGGTTCGATGAACCCCGGTGTCGCATTCGCCTATTGCATTATGTGGGACAGGGTTTACCAGTCGGATAACGTTCACGAGTTTGTCAGGAACATTTTCAAGAAAATGTATCCGCGGTGA